Proteins encoded by one window of Bacillota bacterium:
- a CDS encoding permease, whose protein sequence is ALSTALVVGFVMTWAFWRSEAASGGAVAEAAPASSATSQETAAGAGDRPVSAAPGRPASRVIPAITDRDAVILTLLLAISLLAPNYLVQSGPYVAKLGVWAVTMGAAFAWAWWRLGAERRTAWLRETWWFVRLIVPVLLVGVFVLGVVSELLPPEWVQRWLGGSGLGASFAATLIGAVSYFATMTEAPFVAKLMELGMGKGPALGLLLAGPGLSLPSMLTIGRVFGVRKMAVYVVVTVAISTAWAWAAGNWLF, encoded by the coding sequence GGCGCTCTCGACCGCGTTGGTCGTGGGCTTCGTCATGACCTGGGCCTTCTGGCGGTCGGAAGCGGCAAGCGGAGGAGCCGTAGCAGAGGCAGCGCCCGCCTCCAGCGCAACCTCACAGGAGACTGCGGCGGGTGCGGGAGACCGGCCCGTCTCGGCAGCGCCGGGGCGACCGGCGAGCCGGGTGATCCCCGCCATCACGGACCGCGATGCGGTGATCCTGACGCTGCTGCTGGCCATCAGCCTCCTCGCCCCCAACTACCTGGTGCAGTCGGGGCCGTATGTCGCGAAGTTGGGAGTCTGGGCCGTGACGATGGGCGCTGCGTTCGCCTGGGCGTGGTGGCGCCTGGGCGCAGAGCGGCGCACAGCGTGGCTGCGCGAGACGTGGTGGTTCGTGAGGCTCATCGTTCCCGTGCTGCTCGTCGGGGTGTTCGTCCTCGGCGTCGTCTCCGAACTGCTGCCGCCCGAATGGGTGCAGCGCTGGCTCGGCGGATCGGGGTTGGGGGCCTCGTTCGCGGCGACCCTCATCGGGGCGGTGAGTTATTTCGCCACGATGACCGAAGCGCCGTTCGTAGCGAAGCTGATGGAGCTCGGCATGGGAAAGGGACCGGCCTTGGGGCTGCTGCTGGCGGGGCCGGGCCTGAGCTTGCCGAGCATGCTGACCATCGGGCGAGTCTTCGGGGTGCGCAAGATGGCTGTCTACGTCGTGGTCACGGTGGCCATCTCCACGGCCTGGGCGTGGGCGGCCGGTAACTGGCTTTTCTAG
- a CDS encoding thioredoxin family protein: protein MAAVATVGGQFGKERDLVMRVEILGSGCPKCRATEQVVRKALAGLGMTADVQHVTDLAVIRRYRVMFTPAVVVDGEVVSVGHVPTEEQAKAFLQRRPTR, encoded by the coding sequence TTGGCAGCAGTTGCCACTGTCGGCGGTCAATTCGGAAAGGAACGGGACTTGGTCATGCGGGTGGAGATTCTGGGTTCCGGGTGCCCGAAGTGCAGGGCGACCGAGCAGGTCGTACGAAAGGCGCTGGCCGGGCTCGGCATGACGGCGGACGTGCAGCACGTGACCGACCTGGCCGTCATCCGGCGGTACCGGGTGATGTTCACGCCGGCGGTCGTCGTGGACGGCGAGGTCGTCTCGGTCGGGCACGTGCCGACCGAGGAGCAGGCGAAGGCTTTCCTACAGCGCAGGCCGACCAGGTAG
- a CDS encoding DUF433 domain-containing protein: protein MAWQDLLEVNPAVVKGKPVIRGTRVPVHLVVGKLAKSPLLMRSPRDR, encoded by the coding sequence ATGGCCTGGCAAGATCTGCTCGAAGTCAACCCCGCCGTCGTGAAAGGCAAGCCCGTCATTCGGGGAACCCGGGTTCCCGTGCATCTGGTCGTGGGGAAGCTGGCGAAGTCACCGCTTCTTATGCGGTCCCCGAGGGACCGGTAA